The DNA region GAAGATGATCAGGCGTTCGATGAGCTCTTCGAGTGTCCGGATCTCCACATGGTCACCGGCCATGCGTTCGGCGTAGGCCAGCGTGCTCTGGCTGTGGCGTGCGGTGTGCTGGTACAGGGTGCGGATCTTGACGCCGCGGTGGACGACCGACAGGCCCCGTTCCAAGGACTTGCTGAGACTGTCCTCGGGCCTCCCGCCTCCTGGCTGGATGGTGAGGACTTCGGACCGGCACTCCGCGGTGGCGAGGTCGAGGGACGCGTTGATCCGGTTGACGCCCTCCAGCACGGTGATGGCATGTGTGGTCGACGGGCCCTGCGCGCTGATGTCCATGAATGGCTCGAAGCATTCGGCCAGCGCCAGGGAGTGCCGCCGGCGTTCCTGGATCTCGCGTTCTATGGGATGCATGTGCTGCGCAAGCGCCGCGGACGGTGCGACGGGGCGGAGCCAGTCAGAGGCATCGGGATCGGGGTGCAGCAGCGCGAACTCGATCAGGCAGGGAGCCGGTTCGACTTCGGCACGGGCGATGCGACCGCTGCGCAGCGCGATGGCGTAAAGGCGAGCTCCATCCTCACATAGTTCCGCAATCCCATGAGGATGTGTCGGTTTTGTGGTGCTTGCGCACATATCTCCACCCCCCAGGTTCCTGAACTTGCAGGAACATGATGCATCGACGCAGTGGTGTTCGAGTGCCCAGGTGAGACATCGTCTTTCAGTGCGGGGGAGAAGAATCCACAAGTGAGGACGAAGCCGACTATGTACAAGCGAATGCTTCGCTCGGCGCTTGCCGCCACGTTCGTCGCGGCCATGGGTTTCGGGCTGTCGAGCGCAGGCGACATCGGCTGGGGCAGCGAGGCGGCTGCTGCGCCGGGTGACATCGGCTGGAATGTGCAGGCAGGCGCGCCGGCCGACATCGGCTGGGTCGCTCCCGCGAGCGGCCAGGGTGACATCGGCTGGTCTTCTCCGACCGACATCGGATGGGCCGCCCCGACCGGTACCGCGGCATGACCACCCCACCGGACGACCGTACGTTCCGGCGGGAGATGGCCACGGCGTATCGCTCAGGGTGGCACTTCATCGATCTGCTCACGGCACTGACCCGCCAGGGCGATTCGTTGATGGTCACCCTGTTCGGGGAGCCCATCGTCGTCGTGATGGAAACGGATGAGGACATTCGCGCCTATCGCTGCCTCCGCCGTCCCCGCGGGGCGCCGCAACCGGTTCGCTGTGCCGTGAGGTACGGCATGATCTTCGTCAATCTCGATCAGCGCGACCATGAGCTGTTCGAACAAGAAGCCATTTCCGCCACCCCCCGCAGTGCCTGAACGATTCCCCCGTCGTTCCATATCGTTCAGGCGCTTCCCCCACACAACGGCGCCATCGTGACCTGAACACGGTGGCGCCGTTGTGCTGCCCGGAATGGAAATGGGCAACGGAAAAGGCCGGGCAAGCGGGGGGAGGGAAAAGGAATGGAAAAGGCTCAGCCCTTTCCGAGCGCCCTGTCCACGGCGATCTCGATGACGACCCGGTCCGGGTTGGGCGACGGTGTGCGCTCGTACCGCTCCGCGTAGCGGCGTACCGCGTCCTCGACCTCACCGGGCTCCGTGCGGATCGCCGCGCGGCCCTCGAGGGTCGCCCAGCGGCGTCCCTGCATCTGGCAGACCGCGACCCGTGCCCCCTCCGGGCCGGCCGCCAGGACGTGGGCGACCTTCCGGCTGTTCCTGTTGGTGATGACGCGCGCCGTCCGGCTCTCCGGGTCGTACGTCACGCCGACCGGCACCACGTGCGGCGTGCCGTCCGGGCGCAGCGTCGTCAGCGTGCACACGTGGCGCTCCCGC from Streptomyces sp. B1I3 includes:
- a CDS encoding helix-turn-helix transcriptional regulator; the protein is MCASTTKPTHPHGIAELCEDGARLYAIALRSGRIARAEVEPAPCLIEFALLHPDPDASDWLRPVAPSAALAQHMHPIEREIQERRRHSLALAECFEPFMDISAQGPSTTHAITVLEGVNRINASLDLATAECRSEVLTIQPGGGRPEDSLSKSLERGLSVVHRGVKIRTLYQHTARHSQSTLAYAERMAGDHVEIRTLEELIERLIIFDRTVAFIPAQDDRMVALELRHPGLVEYLAKVFEQLWTRAAPLLEEIKYEPTPEGISGVQRSIAQLLVEGHVDDSIARRLGMNVRTCRAHVAKLSATLGSTSRAQLGYLIARSGILGQES
- a CDS encoding 5'-nucleotidase → MYKRMLRSALAATFVAAMGFGLSSAGDIGWGSEAAAAPGDIGWNVQAGAPADIGWVAPASGQGDIGWSSPTDIGWAAPTGTAA
- a CDS encoding (2Fe-2S)-binding protein — translated: MTTPPDDRTFRREMATAYRSGWHFIDLLTALTRQGDSLMVTLFGEPIVVVMETDEDIRAYRCLRRPRGAPQPVRCAVRYGMIFVNLDQRDHELFEQEAISATPRSA
- a CDS encoding pyridoxamine 5'-phosphate oxidase family protein codes for the protein MPDVRNPGPEYLAFWRERHVCTLTTLRPDGTPHVVPVGVTYDPESRTARVITNRNSRKVAHVLAAGPEGARVAVCQMQGRRWATLEGRAAIRTEPGEVEDAVRRYAERYERTPSPNPDRVVIEIAVDRALGKG